TAAAAAAATTGCCAATGCTTTAGAAATTTTAAAAAATAAAGTCAATGAAAAGAATATAAAAGAGGCTGCGAATTTTCATTTTAAAAATAAAACCTCAAATAATTTTCAAAATTATTATTCCAAGATTTTATTGAATCAAATATATTATTTTTCAAATGGCAACTTTTTTGGAGAATTCAAATCAAAATACTCTTTACAAGGAATTGATAATAATTGTCTAAATAATTTTGAGACTCGCAAAACTGAAATAATTGAACTGATAGAAATGAACGACTTAGTAACCCTTTATTTTTCTCATTTTGCTGATAGAAAAATAAAAAGCAAAAAGAAAGAAGTAAGAAAAGATCTGGATTCTTTTTATACTAAATTTGTTCATACATTTTTACCAGAAAAATATCCCCCGTTAGATAACCCAATTAAGAATATGTTAGGCTTTAAAAAAGAAAGTTTTATTTTTTCATTCTTTTGCATTGCTGAATTATATTCTTCTTTTGCGAAGGAGAATGCTAGTTTAGTAAAACGTATAAAAGAAATTTTCAAAAATTCAGAAACCCAAAAATTTTCTGATATGAAATTAATAGATTTAGTTCTTTGGAAGGAAGCAGATACATTAAAAAAGAAAGAAGAGAAAATAAATAAATACAAACAACATAGCAAGATTATTCTAAAGGAGAAATAATTTGACTAAAGATGCTAGTAAGAGAGATATGTGGAAGCAAGTTATAATGGCAGATGTGATTGTGACTGATCAAAAGAAATATTCAATTGCGCTTATATATGACAACAAAATACATAATGCTCCGATTCTAACTGCAAAAGGTATAGATAAAATTGCAAAATTGATATTAAGAATTGCGAAGAAAAGAAAAATATGGATAACAGTGGATAACGATTATAGTCGCCTTTTATATGAGGATATTGAAATCAATTCGCCAATTTCGGAAAAATATTATAAACCCATTTCAAAAATTATAGCCGATGTAGACAAATACAGAAAAATCTAATCATAGAAAGGTTTAGCTTGTATAAGTCTAAAAATTTGCACATAACTACGAGTAACCATTGTGATAGTGTTTAGTTGTGGAGGGAAAAAATATTATGACGATTAATGAATTAAAAGAACTTCTTGACGGTTTTTTAGAAAACTGGCCGCTCGAAAAAGTTAAAAAAATGCAACTTCAAGATTATGTAGGACTCAAAAATAAAGATACGTTTTGTCAATGGGTTGAAACTAAAACTAGATTGTTAGGAAGTATTAAAGGACTAACTTCAATAAAATTTGGCATTTATGAGAGAAGAGATTCTAAAAAGAAACCAAAGAATTATTTTAATGACAATAAATACTCATGGCTAAAGAATCACGGAGAAAATAGGGAAATTGCGTTTAGAAAAGTAAAAGAAAATATAGTGAGCATAATTAAATTATCTGCTTCGGGTAAGTTTGATATGATCGATGACATTACTTT
The sequence above is a segment of the Leptospiraceae bacterium genome. Coding sequences within it:
- a CDS encoding EscU/YscU/HrcU family type III secretion system export apparatus switch protein → MTKDASKRDMWKQVIMADVIVTDQKKYSIALIYDNKIHNAPILTAKGIDKIAKLILRIAKKRKIWITVDNDYSRLLYEDIEINSPISEKYYKPISKIIADVDKYRKI